A window from Plasmodium chabaudi chabaudi strain AS genome assembly, chromosome: 11 encodes these proteins:
- a CDS encoding 50S ribosomal protein L28, apicoplast, putative, with protein sequence MQIKKKIYNLSINAYIFYILFNLNYLFCFGHSVVINKNEANRINSQNFFFVKSLIKKDLFKNRSFSKLVNASKFSLNTQKRHKEALAIKKYSMTGTSSAKRHHGIKGKKRISKVTLMPYKDIKLPARRCPILGKMDNRNARKISKSGIKTHRIQRVNFVKRRIYFEEEDRFVKLRVSTRGLKTIKKYGLAYCAKKFNLNLNKKKYDAGYSPRKKKKKNEEPDTFAPPNNMLKEPQPENPEDENAIIEKLKLNNQNK encoded by the exons atgcaaattaaaaaaaaaatatataacttatCAATAAatgcttatatattttatatactattcaatttaaattatctttTCTGTTTTGGACATTCAGTagtt attaacaaaaatgaaGCAAACAGAATAAACTCtcaaaactttttttttg tAAAATccttaattaaaaaagatttatttaaaaatcgAAGTTTCTCCAAACTTGTGAATGCTTCAAAATTTTCCTTAAACACTCAAAAAAGACACAAAGAAGCATTAgct ataaaaaaatacagtATGACTGGAACTTCATCAGCAAAAAGGCATCATGgaataaaaggaaaaaagaGAATAAGCAAAGTAACCCTAATGCCATATAAAGATATTAAATTACCAGCAAGAAG gTGCCCCATATTAGGAAAAATGGACAATAGAAATGCTAGAAAAATATCCAAATCCGGAATAAAAACTCATAGAATACAACGAgtaaattttgtaaagagacgaatttattttgaagAAGAAGATCGTTTTGTTAAATTAAGAGTTAGTACACGAGGATTAAaaactattaaaaaatatggattaGCATATTGTgctaaaaaatttaatttaaatttaaataaaaagaaatatgaTGCTGGATATTCTccacgaaaaaaaaaaaaaaaaaacgaagaaCCCGATACTTTTGCTCCCCCAAATAATATGTTAAAGGAACCCCAACCTGAAAACCCTGAAGATGAAAATGctataatagaaaaattaaaattgaataaTCAGAATAAATAA
- a CDS encoding merozoite surface protein 8, putative translates to MNKSSQIIIFLLLSLFCKFSIANCSEDGNGNINKVGNKGFVRKERKRKSKPSGNSGSPEDKEHEILNVYDDVQELLGNERMNMLDKYYILGIDDYPGETEQNKIIGEYDLKAMRSVLLYKKKISRVSLENLYDVKTVFKRCFNRDDPELSKSYEKIEDQAAKDHTTVGEVLSNYIAAVFTKMNDEFIKNDGFKLSKYIPELEIINYAIMNGPKEMGDKIINSVNELNKLVVSESLTSIYESVVSGLNINCKIKDDIITILNLADGKYFKIDLSGEARMIVPGQYSHEQVHMKKIPEYFIAKNRVCKTEKCPINSNCYVIENVETCRCIPGFSNNEETEGFKCDVDKSASCEKNNGGCDENATCLVLEDKIMCECNDKFNGDGIYCSNAIFYGMNTFIFFLISIVCVYIM, encoded by the coding sequence atgaataagagttcacaaataataatattcttgttgctatcattattttgcaAGTTTTCTATTGCCAATTGTAGTGAAGATggaaatggaaatataaacaagGTCGGTAATAAAGGGTTTGTAAGAAAAGAGAGAAAACGAAAATCTAAACCCAGTGGTAATAGTGGTAGTCCAGAAGATAAGGAACATGAAATTCTTAATGTATATGATGATGTACAAGAACTTTTAGGTAATGAAAGAATGAATATGCTAgacaaatattatatattaggTATTGATGATTACCCTGGTGAAActgaacaaaataaaataattggaGAATACGATCTTAAAGCTATGAGAagtgtattattatataaaaaaaaaatatcaagaGTTTCTTTAGAAAACTTATATGATGTTAAAACTGTATTTAAAAGATGCTTTAACAGAGATGATCCTGAATTAAGCAAGAGTTATGAAAAAATCGAAGATCAAGCAGCTAAAGATCACACAACTGTAGGAGAAgttttatcaaattatatCGCAGCTGTTTTTACTAAAATGAATgatgaatttataaaaaacgatggatttaaattatcaaaatatattcctGAACTTGAAATTATCAACTATGCAATTATGAATGGACCTAAAGAAATGGGagacaaaataataaattcagtaaacgaattaaataaattagttGTATCTGAATCTCTTACCTCCATATATGAATCAGTAGTTTCAGGATTAAACataaattgtaaaattaaagaTGATATAATAACTATACTTAATTTAGCAGAtggtaaatattttaaaatagatTTAAGTGGTGAAGCTAGAATGATAGTTCCAGGACAATATTCACATGAACAGGTTCATATGAAAAAGATCCCAGAATATTTCATTGCAAAAAATAGAGTTTGCAAAACTGAAAAATGCCCAATAAACTCAAATTGTTATGTTATTGAAAATGTAGAAACCTGTAGATGTATTCCAGGATTTTctaataatgaagaaacCGAAGGTTTTAAATGTGACGTCGATAAATCTGCTTCTTGTGAAAAGAACAATGGTGGATGTGATGAAAATGCAACCTGTTTAGTGTTagaagataaaataatgtgtGAATgtaatgataaatttaatgGAGATGGTATCTATTGTTCAAATGCCATTTTCTATGGAATgaatacttttattttctttttaatttcaatagtatgtgtatatataatgtaa
- a CDS encoding DnaJ protein, putative: MNGTNRDPYSILDVEKNSTLETVKKKFKKLAIIYHPDKLQYHLNKGKNNNENNQTNKETKQEIRTDIDFLTLVWAYEQILTDIQSKKKSEIYENASIIKKSDLEYVQDEDTYLFFCRCGDFFIFNQNLYDEYYVIYQCQSCSSSVYLTP; encoded by the coding sequence atgaacgGCACAAACAGAGATCCCTATTCCATTTTGGACGTCGAAAAAAATTCCACCCTTGAAacagtaaaaaaaaaatttaaaaagctAGCCATAATATATCATCCAGATAAATTACAATaccatttaaataaaggaaaaaacaataatgaaaataatcaaacaaataaagaaacaaaaCAAGAAATAAGAACAGATATagattttttaactttGGTTTGGGCTTATGAACAAATATTAACTGATATTCaatccaaaaaaaaatcggaaatatatgaaaatgcatcaatcattaaaaaaagtgatTTAGAATATGTCCAGGATGAAGATacctatttatttttttgtcgtTGTGGtgattttttcatatttaatcAAAACTTATATGATGAATACTATGTCATATATCAATGTCAAAGTTGCTCATCCTCAGTTTATTTAACTCCATAA
- a CDS encoding Tim10/DDP family zinc finger protein, putative, with amino-acid sequence MDNPKAMEDAQNALGMMIYQILNNQVKKTCFEKCFGQKFSEEMGKNEQICLAKCMDRMYETHTIVTKASNEISKNLNIDSGY; translated from the exons ATGGATAACCCCAAAGCTATGGAAGATGCCCAGAATGCCCTGGGAATGATGATATACCAAATATTGAACAac caagtaaaaaaaacatgttttgaaaaatgttttGGTCAGAAGTTTTCAGAAGAGATGGGAAAAAACGAACAGATATGCTTAGCCAAGTGCATGGATAGAAT gTATGAAACACATACAATTGTGACGAAGGCATCAAATGAAATTTCTAAGAATCTAAATATTGATAGTGGATACTAa
- a CDS encoding protein Mpv17, putative encodes MLINAYIGIKGKHRNFVPKNVNSFATNYNFRRKPFSDKVNYLRYLNFEGTKIKNKKSNNIYEPFFCNQFGNKLSEKFNYKPPYTHEIKLKEFDNHGIHLNNYTNKENYIQNKYINDIDKYNTVINQVANTFFNPSNRNAFIKTTNRFFQTIIQKAFHTATNKKDDKKNSKNDKKNTKGDKKNKKNDTVSKKTETPNKKTETSNKKVETSNKKSVKNTKNDTIVESQENQCLDKKKNIEENKSITKEKLCNTIKNDTNIKHEMNETDKKSFADQKKKIKNVINNLFEKHLLLMNSLIAGILYFIADIACQFMEMTKQANEYDIFRTLRMSTIGFTLEGPVMTWWYGKILANFIKSRPNIFLYKSFIPTLFDNFVFGPIHLTIFFFYNGILKNQPRSEIVEKILNTGMNVFFISFVTWTPLTLVNFFFVPRIYQATVVFFADFFWVIFLSWCANNK; translated from the exons ATGCTGATAAATGCTTATATTGGCATTAAAGGAAAACATAGAAATTTTGTACCGAAAAATGTAAACTCCTTTGCTACAa aTTATAACTTTAGAAGGAAACCCTTTTCAGATAAAGTTAACTACTTGAGGTATCTGAACTTTGAAGGGactaaaataaaaaataaaaaatcgaatAACATTTATGaaccttttttttgtaatcaATTTGGTAATAAGCTTTcagaaaaatttaattacaAACCTCCTTATACccatgaaataaaattaaaagaatttGATAACCATGGCatacatttaaataattatacaaacaaagaaaattatatacaaaataaatatatcaatgatatagataaatataatactgTTATTAATCAAGTAGCAAATACTTTTTTCAATCCTAGTAACAGAAATgcttttataaaaacaacCAACCGATTTTTTCAAACGATCATTCAAAAAGCATTTCATACAGCAACCAATAAGaaagatgataaaaaaaattccaaaaatgataaaaaaaacacaaaaggtgataaaaaaaataaaaaaaatgatactGTAAGTAAAAAAACGGAAAcaccaaataaaaaaacagaaacatcaaataaaaaagtagaaacatcaaataaaaaatctgtgaaaaatacaaaaaatgatactATTGTAGAAAGCCAAGAAAATCAATGtcttgataaaaaaaaaaatatagaagaaaataaatcaataacaaaagaaaaattatgtaacaccattaaaaatgatacgAATATTAAACATGAAATGAATGAAACAGATAAAAAATCTTTTGCtgatcaaaaaaaaaaaataaaaaatgttataaataatttatttgaaaaacaTCTTTTATTAATGAACTCATTAATTGCAggcatattatattttattgctGATATTGCATGTCAATTTATGGAAATGACGAAACAAGCTAACgaatatgatatatttagaaCATTGAGAATGTCAACTATTGGATTTACCCTTGAGGGACCAGTAATGACATGGTGGTATGGAAAAATTTTAgctaattttattaaatccagaccaaatatatttttatacaaatcTTTTATACCAAcattatttgataattttgtttttggCCCCATCCAtttaacaatattttttttttataatggaATCTTAAAAAATCAACCTCGTTCAGAAATTGTAgagaaaattttaaatacaggaatgaatgtttttttcatttctttcGTAACTTGGACACCATTAACATTagttaactttttttttgttccaAGAATTTATCAAGCTACAGTTGTATTTTTCGCTGATTTTTTTTGGGTTATTTTTCTCTCATGGTGTGCAAATAATAAGTAA
- a CDS encoding HCNGP-like protein, putative, protein MNLVDYELSNDEDSDEGKSNSSKKEKDLKEIENLCNKNLENEKTSFKIKEVDNKKPNNRDAKNDGPDKSRNVKTNLYNDNDKDESDKHNDTSKSGHNNLSDEICASRERERSVEHNYNMTEEEKLKNINQKIWDNNENDCNTNILEKNNIMNINVDENNFDEIFYLPENKYSEILNKKIDELSKLYDINLTINKNIINSNEYKNPCILEKIMEMFDIDVYSSNYPSHIYNPHDFLSVDLFNEKENPTDRNKAKSKWSEMM, encoded by the coding sequence atGAACTTAGTAGACTATGAACTTTCCAATGATGAAGATTCGGATGAAGGTAAATCAAATAGCTCGAAAAAGGAAAAggatttaaaagaaatagaaaacttatgcaataaaaatttagaaaatgaaaaaacgTCATTCAAAATAAAGGAAGTTGATAATAAGAAGCCTAATAATAGAGATGCTAAAAATGACGGTCCCGATAAATCAAGAAATGTGAAAACAAATTTGTACAATGACAATGACAAAGATGAAAGCGATAAACATAATGATACTTCGAAAAGTGggcataataatttaagtgATGAAATATGTGCAAGTAGAGAAAGGGAAAGAAGTGTAGAACATAATTATAACATGACAGAGGAagaaaagttaaaaaacattaaccaaaaaatatgggataataatgaaaatgattgTAATACAAAcattttggaaaaaaataatattatgaatattaatgttgatgaaaataattttgatgaaatattttatttacctgaaaataaatattcagaaatattaaataaaaaaatagatgaATTATCAAAGctatatgatataaatttaactattaataaaaatataattaattcaaatgaatataaaaatccatgtattttagaaaaaattatggaaATGTTTGATATAGACGTATATTCATCCAATTATCcatcacatatatataatcctCATGATTTTTTATCAGTGGATTTGTTTaatgaaaaggaaaatcCAACTGATCGGAATAAAGCAAAATCCAAATGGTCAGAAAtgatgtaa